One region of Camelina sativa cultivar DH55 chromosome 6, Cs, whole genome shotgun sequence genomic DNA includes:
- the LOC104790494 gene encoding extensin-2-like isoform X4, with product MRSSSKMGPSAHLISALGVIIMATMVAAYEPYTYSSPPPPYSTPSRKVEYNSPPLPYITPSPKVDYKSPPPVYSSPPPPPYYSPSPKVEYKSPPPPYVYSSPPPPYYAPSPKVHYKSSPPPYVYSSPPPPYYSPSPKVDYKFPPPPYVYSSPPPPYYSPSPKVDYKSPPPSYVYSSPPPPYYSPSPKVDYKSPPPSYVYSSPPPPYYSLAPKVDYKSPPPPYVYSSPPPPYYSPAPKVDYKSPPPPYVYSSPPPPYYSPAPKVEYKSPPPPYVYSSPPPPYSSPAPKVEYKSPPPPYVYSSPPPPYYSPAPKVEYKSPPPPYVYSSPPPPYYSPAPKVDYKSPPPPYVYSSPPPPYYSPAPKVEYKSPPPPYVYSSPPPPYYSPAPKVVYKSPPPPYVYSSPPPPYYSPSPKVHYKSPPPPYVYSSPPPPYYSPSPKVVYKSPPPPYVYSSPPPPYYSPSPKVVYKSPHPPYVYSSPPPPYYSPSPKVVYKSPPPPYVYSSPPPPYYSPAPKVVYKSPPPPYVYSSPPPPYYSPSPKVVYKSPPPPYVYSSPPPPYYSPSPKVDYNSPPPPYVYSSPPPPYYSPSPKVDYNSPPPPYVYSSPPPPYYSPAPMVDYKSPPPPYVYSSPPPPYYSPAPMVDYKSPPPPYVYSSPPPPYYSPAPKVDYKSPPPPYVYSSPPPPYYSPSPKVVYKSPPPPYVYSFPPPPSYTPSPKIEY from the exons atgagatcttCTTCTAAGATGGGGCCTTCTGCCCATCTCATTTCCGCTCTAGGAGTTATCATCATGGCAACAATGGTTGCTGCTTATGAGCCATACACATAtagttctccaccaccaccgtattCTACACCATCTCGTAAGGTTGAGTACAACTCTCCGCCACTACCGTATATCACTCCATCGCCTAAGGTTGACTATAAATCTCCACCACCAGTatacagttccccaccaccaccgccatATTACTCTCCATCCCCAAAGGTTGAgtacaagtctcctcctccaccatatgtctacagctctccaccaccaccatattaTGCTCCTTCCCCTAAGGTACACTACAAGTCTTCTCCACCACCGTATGtttacagctccccaccaccaccatactactctccatctcctaaggtagactacaagtttccaccaccaccgtatgtttacagttccccaccaccaccatactactctccatcccctaaggtagactacaagtctcctcctccatcatatgtttacagctccccaccaccaccatactactctccatcccctaaggtagactacaagtctcctcctccatcatatgtttacagctccccaccaccaccatactactctctaGCCCCTAAAGttgactacaagtctcctcctccaccatatgtcTACAGCTCGCCCcctccaccatactactctccagcccctaaggttgactacaagtctcctccaccaccatatgtttacagttccccaccaccgccatactactctccagcccctaaggttgagtacaagtctcctccaccaccgtatgtttacagttccccaccaccaccatactcctctccagcccctaaggttgagtacaagtctcctccaccaccgtatgtttacagttccccaccaccaccatactactctccagcccCTAAGGTTGAGTACAAGtcacctcctccaccatatgtttacagttccccaccaccaccatactactctccagcccctaaggttgactacaagtctcctcctccaccatatgtttacagttccccaccaccaccatactactctccagcccCTAAGGTTGAGTACAAGtcacctcctccaccatatgtttacagttccccaccaccaccatactactctccagcccctaag GTTGTATACAAGTCTCCACCGCCACCATATGTCTAcagctctccaccaccaccatactattCGCCATCCCCTAAGGTAcactacaagtctcctccaccaccgtatgtttacagctccccaccaccaccatactactctccatccccTAAG GTTGtatacaagtctcctcctccaccgtacgtctacagttctccaccaccaccatattaTTCTCCCTCCCCTAAGGTAGTATACAAGTCTCCTCATCCACCATATGTCTAcagctctccaccaccaccatactactctccatcccctaaggttgtatacaagtctcctcctccaccatatgtctacagctctccaccaccaccatactactcaccAGCCCCTAAGGTAgtctacaagtctcctccaccaccatatgtatacagctccccaccaccaccttaCTATTCTCCATCTCCTAAGGTTGtatacaagtctcctcctccaccatatgtctacagctctccaccaccaccatactactctccatctCCTAAGGTTGACtacaattctcctccaccaccgtatgtttacagctctccaccaccaccatactactctccatctCCTAAGGTTGACtacaattctcctccaccaccgtatgtttacagttccccaccaccaccatactactctccggCACCTATGGttgactacaagtctcctccaccaccgtatgtttacagttccccaccaccaccatactactctccggCACCTATGGttgactacaagtctcctccaccaccgtatgtttatagttctccaccaccaccatactattCTCCAGCgcctaaggtagactacaagtctcctccaccaccgtatgtttacagttccccaccaccaccatactactctccatctCCTAAGGTTGtatacaagtctcctcctcccCCATATGTCTACAGTTTTCCACCCCCACCATCGTACACACCTTCTCCAAAAATTGAGTACTAA
- the LOC104790494 gene encoding extensin-2-like isoform X2 codes for MRSSSKMGPSAHLISALGVIIMATMVAAYEPYTYSSPPPPYSTPSRKVEYNSPPLPYITPSPKVDYKSPPPVYSSPPPPPYYSPSPKVEYKSPPPPYVYSSPPPPYYAPSPKVHYKSSPPPYVYSSPPPPYYSPSPKVDYKFPPPPYVYSSPPPPYYSPSPKVDYKSPPPSYVYSSPPPPYYSPSPKVDYKSPPPSYVYSSPPPPYYSLAPKVDYKSPPPPYVYSSPPPPYYSPAPKVDYKSPPPPYVYSSPPPPYYSPAPKVEYKSPPPPYVYSSPPPPYSSPAPKVEYKSPPPPYVYSSPPPPYYSPAPKVEYKSPPPPYVYSSPPPPYYSPAPKVDYKSPPPPYVYSSPPPPYYSPAPKVEYKSPPPPYVYSSPPPPYYSPAPKVVYKSPPPPYVYSSPPPPYYYSPSPKVVYKSPPPPYVYSSPPPPYYSPSPKVHYKSPPPPYVYSSPPPPYYSPSPKVVYKSPPPPYVYSSPPPPYYSPSPKVVYKSPHPPYVYSSPPPPYYSPSPKVVYKSPPPPYVYSSPPPPYYSPAPKVVYKSPPPPYVYSSPPPPYYSPSPKVVYKSPPPPYVYSSPPPPYYSPSPKVDYNSPPPPYVYSSPPPPYYSPSPKVDYNSPPPPYVYSSPPPPYYSPAPMVDYKSPPPPYVYSSPPPPYYSPAPMVDYKSPPPPYVYSSPPPPYYSPAPKVDYKSPPPPYVYSSPPPPYYSPSPKVVYKSPPPPYVYSFPPPPSYTPSPKIEY; via the exons atgagatcttCTTCTAAGATGGGGCCTTCTGCCCATCTCATTTCCGCTCTAGGAGTTATCATCATGGCAACAATGGTTGCTGCTTATGAGCCATACACATAtagttctccaccaccaccgtattCTACACCATCTCGTAAGGTTGAGTACAACTCTCCGCCACTACCGTATATCACTCCATCGCCTAAGGTTGACTATAAATCTCCACCACCAGTatacagttccccaccaccaccgccatATTACTCTCCATCCCCAAAGGTTGAgtacaagtctcctcctccaccatatgtctacagctctccaccaccaccatattaTGCTCCTTCCCCTAAGGTACACTACAAGTCTTCTCCACCACCGTATGtttacagctccccaccaccaccatactactctccatctcctaaggtagactacaagtttccaccaccaccgtatgtttacagttccccaccaccaccatactactctccatcccctaaggtagactacaagtctcctcctccatcatatgtttacagctccccaccaccaccatactactctccatcccctaaggtagactacaagtctcctcctccatcatatgtttacagctccccaccaccaccatactactctctaGCCCCTAAAGttgactacaagtctcctcctccaccatatgtcTACAGCTCGCCCcctccaccatactactctccagcccctaaggttgactacaagtctcctccaccaccatatgtttacagttccccaccaccgccatactactctccagcccctaaggttgagtacaagtctcctccaccaccgtatgtttacagttccccaccaccaccatactcctctccagcccctaaggttgagtacaagtctcctccaccaccgtatgtttacagttccccaccaccaccatactactctccagcccCTAAGGTTGAGTACAAGtcacctcctccaccatatgtttacagttccccaccaccaccatactactctccagcccctaaggttgactacaagtctcctcctccaccatatgtttacagttccccaccaccaccatactactctccagcccCTAAGGTTGAGTACAAGtcacctcctccaccatatgtttacagttccccaccaccaccatactactctccagcccctaag GTTGtatacaagtctcctcctcccCCCTACGTCTACAGTTCTCCCCCACCACCATACTATTATTCTCCATCCCCTAAGGTTGTATACAAGTCTCCACCGCCACCATATGTCTAcagctctccaccaccaccatactattCGCCATCCCCTAAGGTAcactacaagtctcctccaccaccgtatgtttacagctccccaccaccaccatactactctccatccccTAAG GTTGtatacaagtctcctcctccaccgtacgtctacagttctccaccaccaccatattaTTCTCCCTCCCCTAAGGTAGTATACAAGTCTCCTCATCCACCATATGTCTAcagctctccaccaccaccatactactctccatcccctaaggttgtatacaagtctcctcctccaccatatgtctacagctctccaccaccaccatactactcaccAGCCCCTAAGGTAgtctacaagtctcctccaccaccatatgtatacagctccccaccaccaccttaCTATTCTCCATCTCCTAAGGTTGtatacaagtctcctcctccaccatatgtctacagctctccaccaccaccatactactctccatctCCTAAGGTTGACtacaattctcctccaccaccgtatgtttacagctctccaccaccaccatactactctccatctCCTAAGGTTGACtacaattctcctccaccaccgtatgtttacagttccccaccaccaccatactactctccggCACCTATGGttgactacaagtctcctccaccaccgtatgtttacagttccccaccaccaccatactactctccggCACCTATGGttgactacaagtctcctccaccaccgtatgtttatagttctccaccaccaccatactattCTCCAGCgcctaaggtagactacaagtctcctccaccaccgtatgtttacagttccccaccaccaccatactactctccatctCCTAAGGTTGtatacaagtctcctcctcccCCATATGTCTACAGTTTTCCACCCCCACCATCGTACACACCTTCTCCAAAAATTGAGTACTAA
- the LOC104790494 gene encoding extensin-2-like isoform X1 gives MRSSSKMGPSAHLISALGVIIMATMVAAYEPYTYSSPPPPYSTPSRKVEYNSPPLPYITPSPKVDYKSPPPVYSSPPPPPYYSPSPKVEYKSPPPPYVYSSPPPPYYAPSPKVHYKSSPPPYVYSSPPPPYYSPSPKVDYKFPPPPYVYSSPPPPYYSPSPKVDYKSPPPSYVYSSPPPPYYSPSPKVDYKSPPPSYVYSSPPPPYYSLAPKVDYKSPPPPYVYSSPPPPYYSPAPKVDYKSPPPPYVYSSPPPPYYSPAPKVEYKSPPPPYVYSSPPPPYSSPAPKVEYKSPPPPYVYSSPPPPYYSPAPKVEYKSPPPPYVYSSPPPPYYSPAPKVDYKSPPPPYVYSSPPPPYYSPAPKVEYKSPPPPYVYSSPPPPYYSPAPKVDYKSPPPPYVYSSPPPTYYSPAPKVDYKSPPPPYVYSSPPPPYNTPAPKVVYKSPPPPYVYSSPPPPYYYSPSPKVVYKSPPPPYVYSSPPPPYYSPSPKVHYKSPPPPYVYSSPPPPYYSPSPKVVYKSPPPPYVYSSPPPPYYSPSPKVVYKSPHPPYVYSSPPPPYYSPSPKVVYKSPPPPYVYSSPPPPYYSPAPKVVYKSPPPPYVYSSPPPPYYSPSPKVVYKSPPPPYVYSSPPPPYYSPSPKVDYNSPPPPYVYSSPPPPYYSPSPKVDYNSPPPPYVYSSPPPPYYSPAPMVDYKSPPPPYVYSSPPPPYYSPAPMVDYKSPPPPYVYSSPPPPYYSPAPKVDYKSPPPPYVYSSPPPPYYSPSPKVVYKSPPPPYVYSFPPPPSYTPSPKIEY, from the exons atgagatcttCTTCTAAGATGGGGCCTTCTGCCCATCTCATTTCCGCTCTAGGAGTTATCATCATGGCAACAATGGTTGCTGCTTATGAGCCATACACATAtagttctccaccaccaccgtattCTACACCATCTCGTAAGGTTGAGTACAACTCTCCGCCACTACCGTATATCACTCCATCGCCTAAGGTTGACTATAAATCTCCACCACCAGTatacagttccccaccaccaccgccatATTACTCTCCATCCCCAAAGGTTGAgtacaagtctcctcctccaccatatgtctacagctctccaccaccaccatattaTGCTCCTTCCCCTAAGGTACACTACAAGTCTTCTCCACCACCGTATGtttacagctccccaccaccaccatactactctccatctcctaaggtagactacaagtttccaccaccaccgtatgtttacagttccccaccaccaccatactactctccatcccctaaggtagactacaagtctcctcctccatcatatgtttacagctccccaccaccaccatactactctccatcccctaaggtagactacaagtctcctcctccatcatatgtttacagctccccaccaccaccatactactctctaGCCCCTAAAGttgactacaagtctcctcctccaccatatgtcTACAGCTCGCCCcctccaccatactactctccagcccctaaggttgactacaagtctcctccaccaccatatgtttacagttccccaccaccgccatactactctccagcccctaaggttgagtacaagtctcctccaccaccgtatgtttacagttccccaccaccaccatactcctctccagcccctaaggttgagtacaagtctcctccaccaccgtatgtttacagttccccaccaccaccatactactctccagcccCTAAGGTTGAGTACAAGtcacctcctccaccatatgtttacagttccccaccaccaccatactactctccagcccctaaggttgactacaagtctcctcctccaccatatgtttacagttccccaccaccaccatactactctccagcccCTAAGGTTGAGTACAAGtcacctcctccaccatatgtttacagttccccaccaccaccatactactctccagcccctaaggttgactacaagtctcctcctccaccatatgtttacagttccccaccaccaacatactactctccagcccctaaggttgactacaagtctcctcctccaccatatgtgtacagctctccaccaccaccatacaaCACTCCCGCCCCTAAGGTTGtatacaagtctcctcctcccCCCTACGTCTACAGTTCTCCCCCACCACCATACTATTATTCTCCATCCCCTAAGGTTGTATACAAGTCTCCACCGCCACCATATGTCTAcagctctccaccaccaccatactattCGCCATCCCCTAAGGTAcactacaagtctcctccaccaccgtatgtttacagctccccaccaccaccatactactctccatccccTAAG GTTGtatacaagtctcctcctccaccgtacgtctacagttctccaccaccaccatattaTTCTCCCTCCCCTAAGGTAGTATACAAGTCTCCTCATCCACCATATGTCTAcagctctccaccaccaccatactactctccatcccctaaggttgtatacaagtctcctcctccaccatatgtctacagctctccaccaccaccatactactcaccAGCCCCTAAGGTAgtctacaagtctcctccaccaccatatgtatacagctccccaccaccaccttaCTATTCTCCATCTCCTAAGGTTGtatacaagtctcctcctccaccatatgtctacagctctccaccaccaccatactactctccatctCCTAAGGTTGACtacaattctcctccaccaccgtatgtttacagctctccaccaccaccatactactctccatctCCTAAGGTTGACtacaattctcctccaccaccgtatgtttacagttccccaccaccaccatactactctccggCACCTATGGttgactacaagtctcctccaccaccgtatgtttacagttccccaccaccaccatactactctccggCACCTATGGttgactacaagtctcctccaccaccgtatgtttatagttctccaccaccaccatactattCTCCAGCgcctaaggtagactacaagtctcctccaccaccgtatgtttacagttccccaccaccaccatactactctccatctCCTAAGGTTGtatacaagtctcctcctcccCCATATGTCTACAGTTTTCCACCCCCACCATCGTACACACCTTCTCCAAAAATTGAGTACTAA
- the LOC104790494 gene encoding extensin-2-like isoform X3 — translation MRSSSKMGPSAHLISALGVIIMATMVAAYEPYTYSSPPPPYSTPSRKVEYNSPPLPYITPSPKVDYKSPPPVYSSPPPPPYYSPSPKVEYKSPPPPYVYSSPPPPYYAPSPKVHYKSSPPPYVYSSPPPPYYSPSPKVDYKFPPPPYVYSSPPPPYYSPSPKVDYKSPPPSYVYSSPPPPYYSPSPKVDYKSPPPSYVYSSPPPPYYSLAPKVDYKSPPPPYVYSSPPPPYYSPAPKVDYKSPPPPYVYSSPPPPYYSPAPKVEYKSPPPPYVYSSPPPPYSSPAPKVEYKSPPPPYVYSSPPPPYYSPAPKVEYKSPPPPYVYSSPPPPYYSPAPKVDYKSPPPPYVYSSPPPPYYSPAPKVEYKSPPPPYVYSSPPPPYYSPAPKVDYKSPPPPYVYSSPPPTYYSPAPKVDYKSPPPPYVYSSPPPPYNTPAPKVVYKSPPPPYVYSSPPPPYYYSPSPKVVYKSPPPPYVYSSPPPPYYSPSPKVHYKSPPPPYVYSSPPPPYYSPSPKVVYKSPPPPYVYSSPPPPYYSPSPKVVYKSPPPPYVYSSPPPPYYSPSPKVDYNSPPPPYVYSSPPPPYYSPSPKVDYNSPPPPYVYSSPPPPYYSPAPMVDYKSPPPPYVYSSPPPPYYSPAPMVDYKSPPPPYVYSSPPPPYYSPAPKVDYKSPPPPYVYSSPPPPYYSPSPKVVYKSPPPPYVYSFPPPPSYTPSPKIEY, via the exons atgagatcttCTTCTAAGATGGGGCCTTCTGCCCATCTCATTTCCGCTCTAGGAGTTATCATCATGGCAACAATGGTTGCTGCTTATGAGCCATACACATAtagttctccaccaccaccgtattCTACACCATCTCGTAAGGTTGAGTACAACTCTCCGCCACTACCGTATATCACTCCATCGCCTAAGGTTGACTATAAATCTCCACCACCAGTatacagttccccaccaccaccgccatATTACTCTCCATCCCCAAAGGTTGAgtacaagtctcctcctccaccatatgtctacagctctccaccaccaccatattaTGCTCCTTCCCCTAAGGTACACTACAAGTCTTCTCCACCACCGTATGtttacagctccccaccaccaccatactactctccatctcctaaggtagactacaagtttccaccaccaccgtatgtttacagttccccaccaccaccatactactctccatcccctaaggtagactacaagtctcctcctccatcatatgtttacagctccccaccaccaccatactactctccatcccctaaggtagactacaagtctcctcctccatcatatgtttacagctccccaccaccaccatactactctctaGCCCCTAAAGttgactacaagtctcctcctccaccatatgtcTACAGCTCGCCCcctccaccatactactctccagcccctaaggttgactacaagtctcctccaccaccatatgtttacagttccccaccaccgccatactactctccagcccctaaggttgagtacaagtctcctccaccaccgtatgtttacagttccccaccaccaccatactcctctccagcccctaaggttgagtacaagtctcctccaccaccgtatgtttacagttccccaccaccaccatactactctccagcccCTAAGGTTGAGTACAAGtcacctcctccaccatatgtttacagttccccaccaccaccatactactctccagcccctaaggttgactacaagtctcctcctccaccatatgtttacagttccccaccaccaccatactactctccagcccCTAAGGTTGAGTACAAGtcacctcctccaccatatgtttacagttccccaccaccaccatactactctccagcccctaaggttgactacaagtctcctcctccaccatatgtttacagttccccaccaccaacatactactctccagcccctaaggttgactacaagtctcctcctccaccatatgtgtacagctctccaccaccaccatacaaCACTCCCGCCCCTAAGGTTGtatacaagtctcctcctcccCCCTACGTCTACAGTTCTCCCCCACCACCATACTATTATTCTCCATCCCCTAAGGTTGTATACAAGTCTCCACCGCCACCATATGTCTAcagctctccaccaccaccatactattCGCCATCCCCTAAGGTAcactacaagtctcctccaccaccgtatgtttacagctccccaccaccaccatactactctccatccccTAAG GTAgtctacaagtctcctccaccaccatatgtatacagctccccaccaccaccttaCTATTCTCCATCTCCTAAGGTTGtatacaagtctcctcctccaccatatgtctacagctctccaccaccaccatactactctccatctCCTAAGGTTGACtacaattctcctccaccaccgtatgtttacagctctccaccaccaccatactactctccatctCCTAAGGTTGACtacaattctcctccaccaccgtatgtttacagttccccaccaccaccatactactctccggCACCTATGGttgactacaagtctcctccaccaccgtatgtttacagttccccaccaccaccatactactctccggCACCTATGGttgactacaagtctcctccaccaccgtatgtttatagttctccaccaccaccatactattCTCCAGCgcctaaggtagactacaagtctcctccaccaccgtatgtttacagttccccaccaccaccatactactctccatctCCTAAGGTTGtatacaagtctcctcctcccCCATATGTCTACAGTTTTCCACCCCCACCATCGTACACACCTTCTCCAAAAATTGAGTACTAA
- the LOC104790494 gene encoding extensin-2-like isoform X5, whose amino-acid sequence MRSSSKMGPSAHLISALGVIIMATMVAAYEPYTYSSPPPPYSTPSRKVEYNSPPLPYITPSPKVDYKSPPPVYSSPPPPPYYSPSPKVEYKSPPPPYVYSSPPPPYYAPSPKVHYKSSPPPYVYSSPPPPYYSPSPKVDYKFPPPPYVYSSPPPPYYSPSPKVDYKSPPPSYVYSSPPPPYYSPSPKVDYKSPPPSYVYSSPPPPYYSLAPKVDYKSPPPPYVYSSPPPPYYSPAPKVDYKSPPPPYVYSSPPPPYYSPAPKVEYKSPPPPYVYSSPPPPYSSPAPKVEYKSPPPPYVYSSPPPPYYSPAPKVEYKSPPPPYVYSSPPPPYYSPAPKVDYKSPPPPYVYSSPPPPYYSPAPKVEYKSPPPPYVYSSPPPPYYSPAPKVDYNSPPPPYVYSSPPPPYYSPSPKVDYNSPPPPYVYSSPPPPYYSPAPMVDYKSPPPPYVYSSPPPPYYSPAPMVDYKSPPPPYVYSSPPPPYYSPAPKVDYKSPPPPYVYSSPPPPYYSPSPKVVYKSPPPPYVYSFPPPPSYTPSPKIEY is encoded by the exons atgagatcttCTTCTAAGATGGGGCCTTCTGCCCATCTCATTTCCGCTCTAGGAGTTATCATCATGGCAACAATGGTTGCTGCTTATGAGCCATACACATAtagttctccaccaccaccgtattCTACACCATCTCGTAAGGTTGAGTACAACTCTCCGCCACTACCGTATATCACTCCATCGCCTAAGGTTGACTATAAATCTCCACCACCAGTatacagttccccaccaccaccgccatATTACTCTCCATCCCCAAAGGTTGAgtacaagtctcctcctccaccatatgtctacagctctccaccaccaccatattaTGCTCCTTCCCCTAAGGTACACTACAAGTCTTCTCCACCACCGTATGtttacagctccccaccaccaccatactactctccatctcctaaggtagactacaagtttccaccaccaccgtatgtttacagttccccaccaccaccatactactctccatcccctaaggtagactacaagtctcctcctccatcatatgtttacagctccccaccaccaccatactactctccatcccctaaggtagactacaagtctcctcctccatcatatgtttacagctccccaccaccaccatactactctctaGCCCCTAAAGttgactacaagtctcctcctccaccatatgtcTACAGCTCGCCCcctccaccatactactctccagcccctaaggttgactacaagtctcctccaccaccatatgtttacagttccccaccaccgccatactactctccagcccctaaggttgagtacaagtctcctccaccaccgtatgtttacagttccccaccaccaccatactcctctccagcccctaaggttgagtacaagtctcctccaccaccgtatgtttacagttccccaccaccaccatactactctccagcccCTAAGGTTGAGTACAAGtcacctcctccaccatatgtttacagttccccaccaccaccatactactctccagcccctaaggttgactacaagtctcctcctccaccatatgtttacagttccccaccaccaccatactactctccagcccCTAAGGTTGAGTACAAGtcacctcctccaccatatgtttacagttccccaccaccaccatactactctccagcccctaag GTTGACtacaattctcctccaccaccgtatgtttacagctctccaccaccaccatactactctccatctCCTAAGGTTGACtacaattctcctccaccaccgtatgtttacagttccccaccaccaccatactactctccggCACCTATGGttgactacaagtctcctccaccaccgtatgtttacagttccccaccaccaccatactactctccggCACCTATGGttgactacaagtctcctccaccaccgtatgtttatagttctccaccaccaccatactattCTCCAGCgcctaaggtagactacaagtctcctccaccaccgtatgtttacagttccccaccaccaccatactactctccatctCCTAAGGTTGtatacaagtctcctcctcccCCATATGTCTACAGTTTTCCACCCCCACCATCGTACACACCTTCTCCAAAAATTGAGTACTAA